Part of the Robbsia sp. KACC 23696 genome, TTGAGCTTGGCGACGCCGTCGAGAAGCGTGAACTGCCGATGGTTGTCGGCATTTTGTCCGACTTGTCCGGCAAGCCGTCGCAGCCGCTGCCCAAGTTGAAGGAAAGGCGCATGGTCGAGATCGACCGCGACAACTTCAACGAGGTCATGGAAAAGATCAATCCGCGTCTCGAACTGACGGTACCGAACACGATCGCCGGCGATGGCACCGTGCCGGTTGCCTTGTCGTTCAGCAATATGTCGGATTTCCATCCGGACGCGCTGGTGCAACAAGTACCGCGCCTGGCGAAGCTTTTGGAAGCACGGCAACAATTGCGCGACCTGCTGGCAAAGCTCGACGGTAACGACGAATTGGATTCCTTGCTCGAAAAGATCGTGGGCAACGTGGATGAGCTGAAGAAAGTCAAGGATGAGGCCAACGCTGGCGCGCCGACGACCGCTACCGCTGAACCGTCACCTGCAGCCTAACCCTACGACCGGACATCTCGAGGATTTCTATTATGGCAACGAAAGCGCAAGCCGCCAGCACCGCGGAAGCCGGCAGTACGGTTGAACTCAGTCTGCTAGACAAGATCGTGCACGAAGGCAATATGGCCGTCGAGCCGTCGCAAAATACGTATGCGAAGCAGTTGATCGGTCAGCTCGCGTCCCAAATTCTTGACGAAGGCATGCGCACCAGCCCGGACAAGGGCGTGGTGGCAATGATCAATGAACGCGTCGCGGAAATCGACCGTCTGCTGTCGGACCAGCTCAACGCCATCATGCACGACGCGGAATTCCAGGCATTGGAATCGTCGTGGCGCGGATTGTCGGACATGGTCCATGGTACCGAAACGAGCGCGCGCCTGAAGCTGCGCCTGCTGAACGTGTCGAAGAGCGAACTGCTGAAGGACCTCGAGTCCGCGGTCGATCACGATATGAGCGCCCTGTTCAAGAAACTGTACGAAGAAGAGTACGGTACGTTCGGCGGCCATCCCTACTCTTTGCTGATCGGCGACTATCAATTTGGTCGTCATCCGCAGGATATCGCTCTGCTCGAGCGCATCTCGAAAGTCGCGGCTGCCGCGCACGCACCGTTTATCAGCGCTGCCGCGCCCGCACTCTTCGATATGAAGTCTTATCAAGACCTGGGCGTCCCACGCGACCTGTCGAAGGTCTTCGAAAGCGCCGAGCTGACCGCATGGCGCGGCTTCCGTGAATCAGAGGATTCCCGTTATGTCGCGCTGACGCTGCCATCGTACGCGGCGCGTCTGCCGTATGGCGCCGCGACGGTACCGGTGGAAAGCTTCAAGTTCGAAGAAGACGTCAACGGCAGCGACCACAGCAAGTATCTGTGGGCGAACTCGGCCTACCAACTCGGTCTGCGTATCACGGACGCCTTCGCCAAGTACAGCTGGGCAACCGCGATTCGCGGCGTGGAAGGCGGCGGCAAGATCGACGGTCTGGCGGCACACACGTTCAAGACCGACGAAGGCGATATCGCGCTGAAGTGCCCGACCGAAGTGTCGATCACGGACCGTCGCGAAAAGGAATTGAACGATCTCGGGTTCATCTCCATAGTCAATTCCAAGGGATCGAATTCCGCGACGTTCTTCGGTGCGCAGACGGTCAACAAGCCGAAGGTCTACAACAAGGACGCGGCCAACGCCAATGCCCAGTTGTCGGCACGCCTGCCCTACGTGTTGGCTGCATCCCGCTTTGCGCATTACCTGAAGGTCATCATGCGCGACAAGGTGGGTAGCTTCCAGACGCGCGACGAAGTGGAAAACTTCCTCAACAACTGGATTTCGGGATACGTGTTGTTGAACGCCTCGGCACCGCAAGCTGCCAAAGCGCGCTTCCCGTTGAGCGAAGCCCGCGTCGATGTCACGGAAGTGCCGGGTAAGCCGGGTGCTTACAACGCAACCTGCTTCTTGAAGCCGCATTTCCAAATGGAAACGCTGACGGCATCGCTGCGTCTGGTGGCCGAGTTGCCGGCGCCCGCTGCAGCGTGATTGCCGGTTGATCACGACGCGTTCGATGTTTGACGACGCCTGACCTGCAGGCCCAGGACCGGGACTCCCCGGTCGGATGGCTGCGCGCGGCTCCTACACGACATATCAACATTTAGGTCACACCGTCATGGATACTTTGGTTCTTTCGATTGACAGCATTGCCGGTAACGCAACGCTTACGGGCTACGCCGGCAAGATCATCATCGAGCAGTTCTCGCTGAGCGTGTCGTTGCCGATGAACATGGATGTGGCGAATACGGAACGGACGATGGGCCGCCCGAGCTTCTCCGAGATCAGCGTGACGAAGATGACGGACATCTCCACGCCGCCGTTGTATGCTGCCTGTACCGCCGGCACGAAGCTCGGCAACATCACGTTGACGGTCATGCGTAATGAAGGCGGCGTGGCCATGGAATACTCGAAATATGTGATGACGAACGCGATGATCTCGAACATCTCGACGTCGGGCGGCAGCAACGGCTCCATGGACAGCTTGTCGATCAACTATACGAAGATCACCACCGAATTCACGCAACAAAGCACCGATTCGACGAAGAAGGGCACGGCGCAGTTCGGTTGGGACCTGACGACGAACGTCGCAGCATCCTAAGCGGCTGCCTTCCATCGCGAGCGCTCGCGCGAGCACTGCCTCGCTTTATACCGCCATGTCAGACTCGATGCCCTTCTCGTCCATACCGTTATTCGACCGCCTGCGCGCGGCGCCGGATACGACAACGCACGAAGGACACGAAAGCGAGTGGCAGCGGCTGCGGCGGTCCGTCAAGCACGAGCTGGAGAATTTGTTCTCCTCGCGCTCGGGTCTGGCGATGGATGCTTACCTTACCGGCATGCTGACGGTGCTCGATTACGGGCTGCCCGACACCACCGCTTTATCGATGGATTCGGTGCTCGACCGCCAGCACCTGGAAAAGGCGATCGCACGGGCGATCGCGACGTTCGAGCCGCGATTGCGCACGGTGACGGTGAGCGTACGGGCTAGTGCGATTCGCGGCGCCGACGCGTGTATCAGCGTGAATGGCACGTTGCGTCTCGCGCATCGCCAGCATCGCGTCCAATTCGAATTGGCGGCGTCCGGCAATCCCGAAGCGTCGAAGGTCATCGACGTCACGGATGTTCCCTCTTCCGTCGTCAGGGAGACGGACCATGTCTGAAGCCAATTCCGACGATCTCCTCGATTACTTCAAAAGCGAACTCGGCTATCTGCGCGAGCAAGGCGCCGCGTTCGCACAGCGCTATCCGAAGGTCGCAAACAATCTCGGCTTGCACGGTGGCGATGCCCTGGATCCCCATGTCGAGCGCCTGATCGAATCCACTGCGTTCCTGGCGGCGCGGGTGCATCGGGATCTGGACCAATCCTTTCCTCAGATTCCAGCGGCGTTGCTTGCCACAGTGTGCCCCTCGCTGGGTCAACCGGTACCGTCGATGACCGTCGTGCAGCTCGACTTCGACGCGGACAAGGGAAAAGTCACCGCCGGGTATCGCATTCCTCGACACACGGGTCTGGTCGCGCGCACCGCGCAGGACGAGACGTGCCGTTTTCGCACGGCCTGGGACACCACGCTGTGGCCCGTTCATGTCACACAGGCAGAGACGGTAGGCGATCTCGCCATCCAACTGACGTTGGAAACGCTGGGCGGTGCGGATTTCTCGGAACTCGACATCGACCGCTTGCGCTTCCATCTGCACGGCGATTGGACCGAGACGATGCCGCTGTACGACGTGCTTGCGGGCGGCGTGCAGCACGTCGACGTCGTATCTGCCGCGCCGTCTGCTACTAGCGCGACCGGTACGACGGTGACGCTTCCGTCCGATGCCTGGCGCGAGTTGGGTTTCGAAGAGGACGAGACGGTGTTGAATGCCCCCGTATTCGGCTATCTGCCCTATACGATGCTGCAGGAATATTTTGCCTTCCCGCGCAAATTTCATTTTTTCGATCTGGCACTGCCGCCGGGTGCCCTCGGTCGCGGTCATCGTGCGACGATTCTGCTGCGCTTGCGCTCGCCGATGCGTCGTCTGCCGGCGCTTCGCGCCTCGAATCTGATGATGGGCTGCGTACCAGCCGTCAATCTGTTCAGCCGTACCAGCGAGCCGGTGGTGCTGGATCGGCGACGCTACGAGTATCCGTTGCAAGCGGACCACCGACGCGACGCCAGTACCGAAATACACTCGATCGAAAAGGTCGTCGCCGTCGATCCGATGACCGATCGCACAGTGGTCATTCCGGCCGTCACGGCCGGCATTACGCACGACGCCGCGCGCGGCGTCGCAAAAATGGGGGCGATCCGCTGGTCCGCCCGGCGCGAGTCGTCGTTGCGACCGGGCCAGCCCGGCACGGACATGACCATCAGTTTCGTCGATAGCGACGATTCGCCCGCCTGTCCGCCCGAACAAACGATCTACGCGCACGTGTTGTGCACCAACCGCCGTCTGGCGGAACAGATGCGACATGGCACGGCAATGGGGATCGATGGCCTGTCCGCGCATGTCCGCGTGCGCTGCCTTTACGCACCCACGCCACAACACGATCCGCCCCTCGGCGCCGCCACGTTGTGGCGCCTGGTGTCGTTGCTGACGCGCAATTACCACTCGCTGCTGCATTCCGACAACGGCGCGGCATGGCTGCAAGAGTTGTTGACACTGTTCTCGCCGCAAACGGCGCGCGACTACAAGCAAATTCGCGGCATTCAGGCGCTTTCGGCGCGTCCCGGGACGGCGCATGTCGGCACGGACGGCTGGCGTGGCTTCTGTCGCGGCACCGATATCACGCTGCAGTTCGATGAAGACGCGTTTGCCGGCAGCTCACCGCTATTGCTCGGCGCGGTGCTGAGTCGCTTTTTCGCCATGCATACGTCGGTGAATGCCTTCGTCCGGGTCAATGCACGTGGTCGCGAGGAGCGCTGGCGTTCCTGGCCTGCAATGGCCGGCTTGCAACCGTTGCTATGACGGAGCGCGATCCCATGCACGCGAAGCGCGACGAGACGGGCGCGATACCAATCGGATCGAGTGTGCCCGCGAACGGTGATGCCGACGGTGGGCCGTTCGCCTTGCCACGCGTTGCCGCGCTTCACGCTGCCCCGTATCGCTACGATCTTTTTCAGGCCATCAGCCTGTTGGAGCGCGCCGCGCCCGATAGCGCACCGATCGGCACAGGAAACGGTCGTAACGAGGGGGTGCGCTTTACCGCCCATGTGTCGCTCAGTTTTTCACCGGCCGACATCCGCGGCGTCGGCTTTGATACCTATGCGCCGCGCTACGTGCTATCCACCGCCGCGCTGACGCTCGCTGGGGCGCAAGGACCGCTGCCATCGGTATTCACCGAGAAAGTGATTCAGCATAACGTTGCGCGCGATCCCGCCATGGCGGCGTTTCTCGATATCTTCAATCACCGCTTTCTGTCCTTTCTGTATCGCGGACGGAAAAAGCATATTCCGGCACTGTCGCGGTTGCCATCGCCGGGTGCCGCGCCAGATCAAACGCCGCCGCTACTGCGTGGCATCGACGACCTCGCGAACCTGCGCCACGGCGATGCGCAAGACGGCGTGGCGCAGCAATCGTGGTTGCAGCATGCGGGTCTGCTTGGCCCAGGACCCCGTTCGGTCAATGCGCTGATCACCTTATTACGCGACCGCTTGCGGGTGCCGGTGCACGCACGACAATTCGTGGGCGGCTGGCTGCCGTTGGGGCCGGAAGATCGGTTCGGCTTTCATGGCGAACGCGCACGGCTGGGTGGCGGTCGGGCGCTAGGTGCACGTATCTGGGATCAGGGCGCGGGCATCGAATTGACCTGCGTGGTGGACACGCGCGAGACGCTCGAACGATTTCTGCCGGGCGGCGAAGCCTATGCCTTACTGACCTGGCTGGTCCGACGCTTTCTGCAGTCTCCGCTCGAAGTCCATCTGCGCCTGCAACTGCAAGGCGATGTCCACGCGCCGCCCCGCCTGCATACCCCGTTGCCCGAAGGCGCCGCTGGCGATCGATCGGTGCCGCCGTTGCGCCTCGGATGGACCAGTTGGCTTGCAAAGCGACAAGACGGTGTGCCGGCCGATGGCGTTGCCCGCCAGCCACTTCCCGACATTCGACTCACACTGCCACCGGCCGGATACGCTGGTCAGTCCGTGCGCCACGCCTGAGAGACATCCAGATGCAAATCGACATTCGCGACCTGCTGGGACGCCTCGATCCGGAATGCAAGCGGGGCATGGAGAAAGCCGCCGAA contains:
- the tssB gene encoding type VI secretion system contractile sheath small subunit, encoding MPNSLQHWVGRNRPPRVQITYDVELGDAVEKRELPMVVGILSDLSGKPSQPLPKLKERRMVEIDRDNFNEVMEKINPRLELTVPNTIAGDGTVPVALSFSNMSDFHPDALVQQVPRLAKLLEARQQLRDLLAKLDGNDELDSLLEKIVGNVDELKKVKDEANAGAPTTATAEPSPAA
- the tssC gene encoding type VI secretion system contractile sheath large subunit, coding for MATKAQAASTAEAGSTVELSLLDKIVHEGNMAVEPSQNTYAKQLIGQLASQILDEGMRTSPDKGVVAMINERVAEIDRLLSDQLNAIMHDAEFQALESSWRGLSDMVHGTETSARLKLRLLNVSKSELLKDLESAVDHDMSALFKKLYEEEYGTFGGHPYSLLIGDYQFGRHPQDIALLERISKVAAAAHAPFISAAAPALFDMKSYQDLGVPRDLSKVFESAELTAWRGFRESEDSRYVALTLPSYAARLPYGAATVPVESFKFEEDVNGSDHSKYLWANSAYQLGLRITDAFAKYSWATAIRGVEGGGKIDGLAAHTFKTDEGDIALKCPTEVSITDRREKELNDLGFISIVNSKGSNSATFFGAQTVNKPKVYNKDAANANAQLSARLPYVLAASRFAHYLKVIMRDKVGSFQTRDEVENFLNNWISGYVLLNASAPQAAKARFPLSEARVDVTEVPGKPGAYNATCFLKPHFQMETLTASLRLVAELPAPAAA
- a CDS encoding type VI secretion system tube protein Hcp, whose amino-acid sequence is MDTLVLSIDSIAGNATLTGYAGKIIIEQFSLSVSLPMNMDVANTERTMGRPSFSEISVTKMTDISTPPLYAACTAGTKLGNITLTVMRNEGGVAMEYSKYVMTNAMISNISTSGGSNGSMDSLSINYTKITTEFTQQSTDSTKKGTAQFGWDLTTNVAAS
- the tssE gene encoding type VI secretion system baseplate subunit TssE — its product is MSDSMPFSSIPLFDRLRAAPDTTTHEGHESEWQRLRRSVKHELENLFSSRSGLAMDAYLTGMLTVLDYGLPDTTALSMDSVLDRQHLEKAIARAIATFEPRLRTVTVSVRASAIRGADACISVNGTLRLAHRQHRVQFELAASGNPEASKVIDVTDVPSSVVRETDHV
- the tssF gene encoding type VI secretion system baseplate subunit TssF, with product MSEANSDDLLDYFKSELGYLREQGAAFAQRYPKVANNLGLHGGDALDPHVERLIESTAFLAARVHRDLDQSFPQIPAALLATVCPSLGQPVPSMTVVQLDFDADKGKVTAGYRIPRHTGLVARTAQDETCRFRTAWDTTLWPVHVTQAETVGDLAIQLTLETLGGADFSELDIDRLRFHLHGDWTETMPLYDVLAGGVQHVDVVSAAPSATSATGTTVTLPSDAWRELGFEEDETVLNAPVFGYLPYTMLQEYFAFPRKFHFFDLALPPGALGRGHRATILLRLRSPMRRLPALRASNLMMGCVPAVNLFSRTSEPVVLDRRRYEYPLQADHRRDASTEIHSIEKVVAVDPMTDRTVVIPAVTAGITHDAARGVAKMGAIRWSARRESSLRPGQPGTDMTISFVDSDDSPACPPEQTIYAHVLCTNRRLAEQMRHGTAMGIDGLSAHVRVRCLYAPTPQHDPPLGAATLWRLVSLLTRNYHSLLHSDNGAAWLQELLTLFSPQTARDYKQIRGIQALSARPGTAHVGTDGWRGFCRGTDITLQFDEDAFAGSSPLLLGAVLSRFFAMHTSVNAFVRVNARGREERWRSWPAMAGLQPLL
- the tssG gene encoding type VI secretion system baseplate subunit TssG; this encodes MHAKRDETGAIPIGSSVPANGDADGGPFALPRVAALHAAPYRYDLFQAISLLERAAPDSAPIGTGNGRNEGVRFTAHVSLSFSPADIRGVGFDTYAPRYVLSTAALTLAGAQGPLPSVFTEKVIQHNVARDPAMAAFLDIFNHRFLSFLYRGRKKHIPALSRLPSPGAAPDQTPPLLRGIDDLANLRHGDAQDGVAQQSWLQHAGLLGPGPRSVNALITLLRDRLRVPVHARQFVGGWLPLGPEDRFGFHGERARLGGGRALGARIWDQGAGIELTCVVDTRETLERFLPGGEAYALLTWLVRRFLQSPLEVHLRLQLQGDVHAPPRLHTPLPEGAAGDRSVPPLRLGWTSWLAKRQDGVPADGVARQPLPDIRLTLPPAGYAGQSVRHA